The Glycine soja cultivar W05 chromosome 15, ASM419377v2, whole genome shotgun sequence region AATTCCATTTGAATGGATCATAAATACGGCTTGTATCAAAAACATACTCATCATCATATCCCCTATTCTTATTTACCTTGGCAACGTCAATAACTTCTCCTGCATACTCACAAATAAAAGTACCAGCACGTATAGGATCCAGTGATCTAAGTCCCCACCCTCTATCTTTTGTTTTGAACACTTCCATTTGGTGCTTCAAACCAGTCTGGGATACTCGATTCTTGCAGTTAGGAGAACACTTGCACAATGGGCCACACTCATGAACCAATGGTTTCCGACTCACTAGAACACCATTTGCAGTATATGGAAAGTCACCTTCATTTCTTTGAATGCAAGAGCAGCTCAAATCTCCAGGGACACATGTTTTGTTACAGTTGCATCCATGTGAAGATTGCAGTAAACTGAATGGCTTGGGATCTTTGAGAGAAtgaaaataagtgaaaaaagaAGGGCCCTTCTCATTATCAACTTCATTGACAAGTGATACAGGAATACTCTCAACTCCGGTAGAGAGGTCTGCAAGAATAAGACCAGTCCTTGAAGATGTGCTTGAGCCCATTTTCCACTTCTGAACTGATTTCCAAACAGCAAAAGCACTGGGTTGTCCGGACAATCTAACAAACTTATACTTAAATACACCGCCACCAGACTTCCCTCTTTCTATCCAAGAATCTTGGATTTTATACAGACCATCATAGACATAGATTTTTGCATTTCTGTTTGCAGCATCTCTCAAGCCCCGGATGACTCTTACTTCATTGTGGCGTCGTGAACTTCTATCTAAAGCAAGATTACCCCTTTGAAGCTTCTGATCAATCACGTGCTTATCTTTCTTGTTGAAGTTCTCACCCTGACcactataaattaaaacatcatTATCCTCTGCATCATTATCATATACTCCTGAAGAAACAATGCTTAAAGCCACCGTTTCCTCTTGAAGCTCATCCTTGATAGTCATGTAGTCAATTCCGCTCATTGACTGACCATGTAAACCCACAAGACACATTTCCATCCGCAAAAAGAAAATGTCCCCAATCTCAACCCCAGGCACTGCTCCTACTCTCCTCCTCATGTTTGTTCGAAAAGCTTTGCCCGTCATCGCATTGCTTGCTCTTAAATCCGCACGCTTGATTAACATTGTTGTGTTCAACTCCTTGGCATCTTCAATTTGGCAAAGCCTTCTACGAAGAGAATCATAAGTCATGAGCACAAGATTAACCACTTCACGATCGCCATCTTCCCTTTTGGCCATGCTGATACCACCAACCGAAGAACTCAAATCAAATGGTGACTCCTTAGTTTTCTTACTCCTCTTTTGGGAAGATTTGCAGCTGTTCATAGGCAACACAACACGCTTTTGGCCATCATCAACATTACAACCGTTGAGACCCTCCATAGGTGAAGAAGTCTCTCCATTGGCTCCATGAGGGGCTTCTTCTTCATCTAGTGGGTCCCTATAGGACCTTATTGGAGCCGGCATGGGAGCAGGTGACGGCTGAGACTCCTGAGGCTCCTCAAACAAAACAAATGGAGGAAACACAGATGGATACCGGCCAGAGAGAGAAGATTGAAGAGATTTTGGCAACACAGGTGCCAAACTACGAAGGGGTTTAGCCTCTACAATCCTAGTTTTATCAACAAAACCTGAACCAGGAACTGAGTTTTGACATGACCCTTCTTCCATTACACAACCTTTTTACACAAAGAACACAAAATCAAGCTTAACAAGCTGaaaatttctcacctttttttttcttttttaaccttCACTCTGCCTTTACTAATCAAACTATTCGCCAACAAGAAAAGTCTGTGCAGAAGGGTAATGAAACCCTGAAGTTGAAGAGTCTTTGTTCAGGAAAATGGTTAGCATAAAAGACCCAGAACGAAAAATAGATCAAAAAGGAAACTTTGTGGAGAAAACATAGAGAGACCCACAATTTGTAAGAATCTGAATATAAATCTAAGGAGAGAAATTTTACCAATGAAACATGTTTTATGTTGTGCGAGGATTTGACTGTTCAAGCTTTGGAACTAGAGAGTGGTGGTGAAGCTGCAAAGGAAATACGCTATTTTGGAATGTATTAATGTAAGAGTTGCCATTTTGGCATTCAGACTTCAGAGGAATTGGAAACAAATAAAAGGCACAAGATTTCAAGTTTTTGTTAACTTTACCTTGTATTGCAACTTTGAacaacgaaattttattgccaataaataattattttaaaatttttagtttaaattatattttcagtaCAGTTTGCTTATTTCTCAAcaattttttcactttaaatctaatccatcaatattttaaaaaaaattgattcaattaaGGTTGTTCTCACTTTTCGTCCAAtggtttttattcaaaatttctaaattctcatttttgtgaaaattatatttactcTTTGAAAATAATAGATCATTATAATAATTGGGTGATTTTCACTAAATTATTCAACTCACCGAAAATCGACAATACTAAcggttaaaatcaaattttatgattttgacattgcacaataatatttttaaatacaaagaTCTAAAGTTATTTGATGTCTTCTTGTAACTTCTGTTGTAATTGTTTGAACTGatgtttcaaaatttgaaaatccTGACTCTCTCGAGTACTTCTAAACTCCACGTGTGCTTGAATAAAGTCTTCAAAAATGTCAATCTGTATCAAAATAAATTCCTTGAATAGCGTATTCAACTTCTCGAATTGTGTTTCACATATCGATCACTTTTGAATTCACTCTTTTGTTTCTCTCAAAACAAGttcatcaaaattatatataagttttataacttaaacaaattttacataatagaggtaacacattttaattgttttgtgaatttaaactattttaaatcttcttttatttaaattctagattttatttttcttcgaaACTCTAACTTTTTACTACTATCTCATTTCAAACTTCATTAGTTTGTTTGAGTTCCAAACCATGTAGAAAATAAGGATTTAATGATTTGTTGGGATTTACAAAATTAGGTGAGACTTATTAAATATGAAATGACACtccgaaggaaaaaaaatctatcaaaaaattatgaaatgacACTAATAAAGTTTGtgagtataataataataataataataagtattaaatatGTGTTGTTACCGTTTCCAAAGGAAAGTCATAAAAGATGTTTACAAAAGAACTTAACTATAACAAAAATTAGCATTTGGTCTTCCCAGACACTGGTGTGTGTTGGTCATAGGTGGCTCATTGGAGACACTCAAACATCTCAATGTGGAATAATCCGTGGTTGAGAGATAAGGATAACTCCTATGTGACAATTGCGCCTGATCCTAACCTTCATAAATTAAGGTGAGTACCCTTATTGATCATGAGCATAAAAGGTGGAATAAAGAgatagtaattttatttttgaaccgAGAGATGTGAAGGCTATATTGAGTATCCCTTTAGTTAATATTGAGGGGGAGGATAGAAGAGTTTGGAGGGTGAGTAGGGATGGGaggttttttttgttaaaactgCATACCATTTCATTAAGGATTGTATGGTTGATAATTCTGATCTTCGTGTTCCTGGGCTGTGGCCAAAATTATGGAGTTTGTAGGTTCCCCCAAGAGTCAAAAACTTAATGTGAAGGGCTTGTAGAGGTTACCTCCTTACATGCTTCAATTTGCAATCCAAACAAGTACCTTGTTCAAATATTTGTGTTTCATGGGactcaaatttagaaaattgttgccatttgttttttttggcTATGA contains the following coding sequences:
- the LOC114387982 gene encoding histone-lysine N-methyltransferase, H3 lysine-9 specific SUVH1-like isoform X1, yielding MEEGSCQNSVPGSGFVDKTRIVEAKPLRSLAPVLPKSLQSSLSGRYPSVFPPFVLFEEPQESQPSPAPMPAPIRSYRDPLDEEEAPHGANGETSSPMEGLNGCNVDDGQKRVVLPMNSCKSSQKRSKKTKESPFDLSSSVGGISMAKREDGDREVVNLVLMTYDSLRRRLCQIEDAKELNTTMLIKRADLRASNAMTGKAFRTNMRRRVGAVPGVEIGDIFFLRMEMCLVGLHGQSMSGIDYMTIKDELQEETVALSIVSSGVYDNDAEDNDVLIYSGQGENFNKKDKHVIDQKLQRGNLALDRSSRRHNEVRVIRGLRDAANRNAKIYVYDGLYKIQDSWIERGKSGGGVFKYKFVRLSGQPSAFAVWKSVQKWKMGSSTSSRTGLILADLSTGVESIPVSLVNEVDNEKGPSFFTYFHSLKDPKPFSLLQSSHGCNCNKTCVPGDLSCSCIQRNEGDFPYTANGVLVSRKPLVHECGPLCKCSPNCKNRVSQTGLKHQMEVFKTKDRGWGLRSLDPIRAGTFICEYAGEVIDVAKVNKNRGYDDEYVFDTSRIYDPFKWNYEPSLLEEISSNVSCEDYDIPSPLIISSKKFGNVARYMNHSCSPNVFWQPVLYAENNQSFLHIAFFALRHIPPMTELTYDYGCSSHIPPMTELTYDYGCSSHADHSSAPKGRKKCLCGSSKCRGSFG
- the LOC114387982 gene encoding histone-lysine N-methyltransferase, H3 lysine-9 specific SUVH1-like isoform X3 — protein: MPAPIRSYRDPLDEEEAPHGANGETSSPMEGLNGCNVDDGQKRVVLPMNSCKSSQKRSKKTKESPFDLSSSVGGISMAKREDGDREVVNLVLMTYDSLRRRLCQIEDAKELNTTMLIKRADLRASNAMTGKAFRTNMRRRVGAVPGVEIGDIFFLRMEMCLVGLHGQSMSGIDYMTIKDELQEETVALSIVSSGVYDNDAEDNDVLIYSGQGENFNKKDKHVIDQKLQRGNLALDRSSRRHNEVRVIRGLRDAANRNAKIYVYDGLYKIQDSWIERGKSGGGVFKYKFVRLSGQPSAFAVWKSVQKWKMGSSTSSRTGLILADLSTGVESIPVSLVNEVDNEKGPSFFTYFHSLKDPKPFSLLQSSHGCNCNKTCVPGDLSCSCIQRNEGDFPYTANGVLVSRKPLVHECGPLCKCSPNCKNRVSQTGLKHQMEVFKTKDRGWGLRSLDPIRAGTFICEYAGEVIDVAKVNKNRGYDDEYVFDTSRIYDPFKWNYEPSLLEEISSNVSCEDYDIPSPLIISSKKFGNVARYMNHSCSPNVFWQPVLYAENNQSFLHIAFFALRHIPPMTELTYDYGCSSHIPPMTELTYDYGCSSHADHSSAPKGRKKCLCGSSKCRGSFG
- the LOC114387982 gene encoding histone-lysine N-methyltransferase, H3 lysine-9 specific SUVH1-like isoform X2, yielding MEEGSCQNSVPGSGFVDKTRIVEAKPLRSLAPVLPKSLQSSLSGRYPSVFPPFVLFEEPQESQPSPAPMPAPIRSYRDPLDEEEAPHGANGETSSPMEGLNGCNVDDGQKRVVLPMNSCKSSQKRSKKTKESPFDLSSSVGGISMAKREDGDREVVNLVLMTYDSLRRRLCQIEDAKELNTTMLIKRADLRASNAMTGKAFRTNMRRRVGAVPGVEIGDIFFLRMEMCLVGLHGQSMSGIDYMTIKDELQEETVALSIVSSGVYDNDAEDNDVLIYSGQGENFNKKDKHVIDQKLQRGNLALDRSSRRHNEVRVIRGLRDAANRNAKIYVYDGLYKIQDSWIERGKSGGGVFKYKFVRLSGQPSAFAVWKSVQKWKMGSSTSSRTGLILADLSTGVESIPVSLVNEVDNEKGPSFFTYFHSLKDPKPFSLLQSSHGCNCNKTCVPGDLSCSCIQRNEGDFPYTANGVLVSRKPLVHECGPLCKCSPNCKNRVSQTGLKHQMEVFKTKDRGWGLRSLDPIRAGTFICEYAGEVIDVAKVNKNRGYDDEYVFDTSRIYDPFKWNYEPSLLEEISSNVSCEDYDIPSPLIISSKKFGNVARYMNHSCSPNVFWQPVLYAENNQSFLHIAFFALRHIPPMTELTYDYGCSSHADHSSAPKGRKKCLCGSSKCRGSFG